Proteins from a genomic interval of Afifella aestuarii:
- a CDS encoding L,D-transpeptidase, with product MRNVLARTLASSAALAVVLATLAPVTAQAQTLRYFDPVQRQLVTIQPHQSHQRGPAPEYRRHIVAYDGPEAPGTIIIDSQSKFLYYTLPNGEAIRYGVGVGREGFGWTGEVHVGAKADWPTWTPPKEMIEREPRLVEYSSGMPGGPDNPLGARALYLYDGNKDTMYRIHGTNEPWTIGHNVSSGCIRMMNHDVIELHYLAKVGTKVIVR from the coding sequence ATGCGCAACGTTCTTGCCCGAACCCTTGCTTCATCGGCCGCTCTGGCGGTGGTCCTTGCCACTCTCGCGCCAGTCACGGCTCAGGCGCAGACGCTGCGCTACTTCGATCCCGTGCAGCGGCAGCTCGTCACGATTCAGCCGCATCAAAGCCATCAGCGTGGGCCGGCGCCTGAGTATCGCCGCCACATTGTGGCCTATGACGGACCGGAAGCGCCGGGCACGATCATCATCGATTCCCAGAGCAAGTTTCTCTACTACACGCTGCCCAACGGCGAGGCGATCCGCTACGGCGTCGGCGTCGGGCGCGAAGGCTTCGGCTGGACCGGCGAGGTGCATGTCGGCGCCAAGGCCGACTGGCCGACCTGGACACCTCCCAAGGAGATGATCGAGCGCGAGCCGCGGCTCGTCGAATATTCCAGCGGCATGCCAGGCGGCCCGGACAACCCGCTCGGCGCCCGCGCCCTCTACCTCTACGACGGCAACAAGGACACGATGTACCGCATCCATGGCACCAACGAGCCGTGGACGATCGGGCACAACGTCTCCTCCGGCTGCATCCGCATGATGAACCATGACGTGATCGAGCTGCACTATCTCGCCAAGGTCGGCACCAAGGTTATCGTTCGCTAA
- a CDS encoding L,D-transpeptidase — protein MFHRRLIRAGLPAIAILVLGLFGSAQALTFFDPVSGGFVEVDQRYSKNRKPPAKYHRQTVRFSTREAPGTIIIDTNKHFLYYVLSHNRAVRYGIGVGREGFGWDGEVHVARKSEWPRWFPPQEMIAREPRLKKYANGMPGGPSNPLGARALYLFDGGRDTLYRIHGTNEPWTIGLNVSSGCIRLVNDDIIDLYNRVKPGAKVIVL, from the coding sequence ATGTTTCATCGCAGACTGATCCGCGCGGGCCTGCCGGCCATCGCCATTCTCGTCTTGGGACTTTTCGGCAGCGCCCAGGCGCTCACATTCTTCGATCCCGTGAGCGGCGGCTTCGTGGAAGTCGATCAGCGCTACTCGAAGAACCGCAAGCCGCCGGCAAAATATCACCGGCAGACGGTGCGCTTCTCCACGAGGGAGGCACCCGGCACGATCATCATCGATACCAACAAGCACTTCCTCTATTATGTCCTGTCGCACAATCGGGCCGTGCGCTACGGCATCGGCGTCGGACGAGAGGGCTTCGGCTGGGACGGCGAAGTGCATGTCGCGCGCAAGAGCGAGTGGCCGCGCTGGTTTCCGCCGCAGGAAATGATCGCCCGCGAGCCGCGCCTGAAGAAATACGCCAACGGCATGCCTGGCGGTCCGAGCAATCCGCTCGGCGCCCGCGCGCTTTATCTCTTCGACGGCGGCCGCGACACGCTCTACCGCATCCACGGCACCAACGAGCCCTGGACGATCGGCCTCAACGTCTCGTCAGGCTGCATTCGTCTCGTCAACGACGACATCATCGACCTCTACAATCGCGTAAAGCCGGGGGCGAAAGTCATCGTCCTTTGA
- a CDS encoding L,D-transpeptidase family protein encodes MLADSRRPQVVVEKRGLLQVLFDPQPRAQYYAQPQRQLYAQPQRRLYAGPQAPQPQPRAVYRSRNQPARFIAPPPTQRQMPSRANPAGYPTPVYLRQEPRAVARPAPRQMRPVTPVNAPRAAPAAPQVAARPAARSIDPAYLPTIVDYDTSQAPGTIVIDTNNRYLYLVQAGGKAKRYGVGVGRPGFQWAGKHKVTRKAEWPSWYPPEEMKARQPGLPDHMEGGPDNPLGARALYLGSTLYRIHGSNQPWTIGHAVSSGCIRMRNEDVIELYNQVGVGTEVVVL; translated from the coding sequence ATGCTGGCCGATTCCCGCCGCCCTCAGGTCGTCGTCGAAAAGCGCGGTCTTCTCCAGGTTCTCTTCGATCCGCAGCCGCGGGCGCAGTATTACGCGCAGCCGCAGCGCCAGCTTTATGCGCAGCCGCAGCGCCGCCTCTATGCCGGGCCACAGGCGCCGCAGCCTCAGCCGCGCGCGGTTTATCGTTCCCGCAATCAACCGGCCCGCTTTATCGCGCCGCCCCCGACGCAACGGCAGATGCCGTCGCGCGCCAATCCCGCAGGCTATCCGACGCCCGTCTATCTGCGCCAGGAGCCGCGCGCCGTCGCGCGCCCCGCGCCGCGTCAGATGCGCCCCGTCACCCCGGTGAATGCACCACGTGCCGCCCCTGCAGCGCCGCAGGTTGCGGCCCGTCCGGCCGCGCGTTCGATCGACCCCGCCTATCTTCCGACGATCGTCGATTACGACACGAGCCAGGCACCCGGCACGATCGTCATCGATACCAACAATCGCTACCTCTATCTCGTCCAGGCGGGCGGCAAGGCGAAACGCTATGGCGTCGGCGTCGGCCGGCCGGGCTTTCAATGGGCCGGCAAGCATAAGGTGACGCGCAAGGCGGAATGGCCCTCCTGGTATCCGCCTGAAGAGATGAAAGCGCGCCAGCCGGGTCTTCCCGACCATATGGAAGGCGGGCCGGACAATCCGCTCGGCGCCCGTGCGCTTTATCTCGGCTCGACGCTTTACCGCATCCACGGGTCCAACCAGCCCTGGACGATCGGCCATGCCGTCTCCTCCGGCTGCATCCGCATGCGCAATGAGGACGTGATCGAGCTCTACAATCAGGTCGGCGTCGGCACCGAAGTCGTCGTGCTTTAA
- a CDS encoding DNA-3-methyladenine glycosylase I gives MSESDETGETKGLVREDDGQSRCFWCAGDPLYRAYHDREWGRPVEDDIRLFEKICLEGFQAGLSWLTILRKRENFRAAFAGFDFREVARFGEPEVERLLKDAGIIRHRGKIVSTINNAKRAIEIVEETGSLASFFWSFEPHEHARPERLDHATLVKLAHTEESAALSKTLKKRGWSFVGPTTVYAFMQAMGLVNDHIEGCFCRDEVEEARRAFTRPLPKGA, from the coding sequence GTGAGCGAAAGTGACGAGACAGGCGAGACGAAGGGCCTGGTGCGCGAGGATGACGGCCAGAGCCGCTGTTTCTGGTGCGCGGGCGATCCTCTCTACCGCGCCTATCACGACCGCGAATGGGGCCGGCCTGTCGAGGACGATATCCGGCTTTTCGAAAAGATCTGTCTGGAAGGCTTTCAGGCCGGCCTCTCGTGGCTGACGATCTTGCGGAAGCGGGAGAATTTCCGCGCCGCCTTCGCCGGCTTCGATTTTCGCGAAGTCGCGCGCTTCGGCGAGCCGGAGGTCGAGCGTCTTCTCAAGGATGCCGGCATCATCCGCCATCGCGGCAAGATCGTTTCCACGATCAACAATGCCAAACGGGCGATCGAGATCGTGGAAGAGACGGGCTCTCTCGCGTCGTTCTTCTGGAGTTTCGAACCTCATGAGCACGCAAGGCCCGAACGCCTCGACCATGCAACGCTCGTGAAACTCGCCCACACGGAGGAATCGGCCGCCCTCTCCAAAACGCTGAAGAAGCGCGGCTGGTCGTTTGTCGGGCCGACGACCGTTTATGCGTTCATGCAGGCGATGGGCCTCGTCAACGATCACATCGAAGGCTGTTTCTGCCGCGACGAGGTGGAAGAGGCGCGCCGGGCTTTCACGCGGCCGCTCCCGAAAGGGGCGTAG
- the hisS gene encoding histidine--tRNA ligase → MPKTQAKRSEMASKDKKNRLPARLPRGFIDREAGDIRATEEMLAAIKRVYERYGFEPVETPFFEYTEALGKFLPDQDRPNEGVFSLQDDDEAWLSLRYDLTAPLARYVAENYERLPKPYRSYRAGWVFRNEKPGPGRFRQFMQFDADTVGAPSVAADAEICMMAADVMEALGVARGDYVIKVNNRKVLDGVMEAIGIGGEENAGRRLTVLRAIDKLDRLGIDGVRELLGEGREDESGDFTKGAGLSKEGAEAVLSLFNLIGSNERSGTSNAPVIEKLRTSTFSETPVYAEGVGELAEIADLVEAAGYPTDRIEIDPSIVRGLEYYTGPVFEAQLTFEVPNEKGEKVVFGSVGGGGRYDGLVGRFRGEDVPSTGFSIGVSRLAAALKNLGKLGSEDETGPVVVTVMDKSRLADYQAITAELRAGLNADLGPAERPVPVEMYLGGSGMKAQLKYADRRNAPCAIIAGSDEFDSGRLQVKDLLEGKRQASAIASHEEYKEERPGQFDVARTNLVEEVKALLKRQRGEA, encoded by the coding sequence ATGCCGAAAACCCAAGCGAAACGATCTGAAATGGCCTCCAAGGACAAGAAGAACAGGCTCCCCGCGCGCCTGCCGCGCGGCTTTATCGACCGCGAGGCCGGCGATATCCGCGCGACCGAAGAGATGCTCGCCGCGATCAAGCGCGTCTATGAACGCTATGGCTTCGAGCCGGTCGAGACACCCTTCTTTGAATACACCGAAGCGCTCGGCAAATTCCTGCCCGATCAGGACCGGCCGAACGAAGGTGTGTTCTCGCTGCAGGACGACGACGAGGCCTGGCTGTCGCTGCGCTACGACCTGACGGCGCCCTTGGCGCGCTACGTGGCGGAGAATTACGAGCGGCTTCCCAAGCCCTATCGCAGCTATCGCGCCGGCTGGGTGTTCCGCAACGAAAAGCCGGGCCCGGGCCGGTTCCGGCAGTTCATGCAGTTCGACGCCGATACGGTCGGCGCGCCCTCCGTCGCGGCGGATGCGGAAATCTGCATGATGGCCGCCGATGTGATGGAAGCGCTCGGCGTTGCGCGCGGCGACTACGTCATCAAGGTCAACAACCGCAAAGTTCTCGACGGCGTCATGGAGGCGATCGGCATCGGCGGCGAGGAGAATGCCGGACGCCGCCTGACGGTGTTGCGCGCGATCGACAAGCTCGACCGCCTCGGCATCGATGGTGTGCGCGAGTTGCTCGGCGAAGGCCGCGAGGACGAGAGCGGCGATTTTACGAAGGGCGCTGGTCTCTCGAAGGAGGGGGCCGAAGCGGTCCTGTCGCTGTTTAATCTTATCGGCTCGAACGAGCGCTCAGGAACGAGCAACGCGCCGGTGATCGAGAAGCTGAGAACATCGACATTTTCCGAAACGCCCGTCTATGCGGAAGGCGTCGGAGAACTCGCCGAAATTGCCGATCTGGTCGAAGCCGCAGGCTATCCGACCGACCGGATCGAAATCGATCCTTCGATCGTCCGAGGCCTGGAGTATTACACTGGCCCGGTCTTCGAGGCGCAGCTCACCTTCGAGGTGCCGAACGAAAAGGGCGAAAAGGTCGTCTTCGGCTCCGTCGGCGGTGGCGGGCGCTATGACGGGCTCGTCGGCCGCTTCCGCGGCGAGGACGTGCCCTCGACCGGCTTTTCGATCGGTGTGTCGCGCCTCGCCGCGGCCTTGAAGAATCTTGGGAAGCTCGGCTCCGAGGACGAGACCGGACCGGTCGTCGTCACGGTCATGGATAAGTCGCGTCTCGCCGATTATCAGGCGATCACCGCGGAGCTTCGCGCCGGCCTCAACGCCGATCTCGGCCCTGCCGAGCGCCCGGTCCCGGTTGAGATGTATCTCGGCGGCTCCGGCATGAAGGCGCAGCTCAAATACGCCGATCGCCGCAACGCGCCCTGCGCCATCATCGCCGGCTCCGACGAATTCGACAGCGGCCGCCTGCAGGTGAAGGATCTTCTGGAGGGCAAGCGGCAGGCTTCGGCGATCGCAAGCCACGAGGAATACAAGGAAGAGCGGCCGGGCCAGTTCGACGTGGCGCGCACCAACCTCGTCGAAGAGGTGAAGGCGCTCCTGAAGCGGCAGCGCGGCGAGGCCTGA
- a CDS encoding ATP phosphoribosyltransferase regulatory subunit, with product MSLRPLFEGAGGRLLDLPVLHAADPFLETAGEDIRRRMFVTEGPSGERLALRPDFTIPVCLHHLRSGVEAGRYFYEGVVFRRHDRGSAERAETGFEVIGEAERANVDAELLALAVEGVRRTGLAGMRLRIGDIGLFTALLAALELPQAWRQRFRRAFGADRRIEALIARFEETASASVPSRLEPDLEKAAGDQDEEALTTLLAERFEAQGYQAYASRAPEEIAARFLEQRALYETEIAPEKVAVLKAFLAIEATPQDLPERLAEFGLRFGIDLKEPGARLERRMQKLERRSSGLEVVFEAGFGRALDYYTGLVFEIRDAATGRTAAGGGRYDRLLEMLGADRPIPAAGFTIDLGEARTFAGALGEVS from the coding sequence ATGAGCTTGCGGCCGCTTTTCGAAGGGGCGGGCGGACGCCTGCTCGACCTGCCGGTGCTGCATGCCGCCGATCCGTTTCTGGAGACGGCGGGCGAGGACATTCGCCGGCGCATGTTCGTGACGGAAGGGCCGAGCGGCGAGCGCCTGGCTCTGCGTCCGGATTTCACCATCCCCGTCTGCCTGCATCATCTGCGCTCCGGCGTTGAGGCGGGGCGCTATTTCTATGAAGGTGTCGTCTTCCGCCGCCACGACCGCGGTTCGGCGGAACGCGCCGAGACGGGGTTTGAGGTGATCGGCGAGGCGGAGCGCGCCAATGTCGATGCCGAGCTTCTGGCGCTTGCCGTCGAAGGGGTCAGGCGCACGGGTCTTGCCGGGATGCGCCTCAGGATCGGCGATATCGGCCTCTTCACGGCACTTCTCGCCGCCCTTGAATTGCCGCAGGCCTGGCGCCAGCGTTTCCGGCGCGCCTTCGGTGCCGATCGCCGTATCGAGGCGCTGATTGCGCGTTTCGAAGAGACAGCTTCGGCGAGTGTGCCTTCAAGGCTCGAACCGGACCTGGAGAAGGCTGCCGGCGATCAGGACGAGGAGGCGTTGACGACGCTTCTTGCCGAGCGTTTCGAGGCGCAGGGCTATCAGGCTTATGCGAGCCGGGCGCCGGAAGAGATCGCCGCGCGCTTTCTTGAACAGCGCGCCCTCTACGAGACCGAGATCGCGCCAGAAAAAGTGGCGGTCCTGAAGGCGTTCCTGGCGATCGAGGCCACGCCGCAGGATTTGCCCGAGCGTCTCGCCGAATTCGGCCTACGTTTCGGCATCGATCTTAAAGAGCCGGGGGCACGTCTCGAACGGCGCATGCAGAAGCTCGAGCGCCGCAGCTCGGGCCTCGAAGTCGTCTTCGAAGCAGGCTTCGGCCGCGCGCTCGATTATTACACCGGCCTCGTCTTCGAGATCCGCGATGCCGCGACGGGACGCACGGCCGCCGGCGGTGGACGCTACGACCGGCTTCTGGAAATGCTCGGCGCCGACCGGCCGATCCCGGCCGCCGGATTCACCATCGATCTCGGCGAGGCGAGAACCTTCGCTGGCGCACTCGGAGAAGTGTCGTGA
- the hisG gene encoding ATP phosphoribosyltransferase, which produces MSETITLAIPSKGRLMEETERRLAAAGYKVARIGGARRYRGEVEGCPEIEIAFLSASEISRELGLGRVHVGVTGLDLIQETVPAWQEKIGRILPLGFGHADVVIAVPELWIDVATMEDLDDVAAGFLQRHGRRLRIATKYWNLTQRFLESHGIALYRIVESLGATEGAPAGGMADVIVDITSTGSTLKANHLKILDDGVILRSEACLVMSRRAPWSDATRHVAEKLVDAVAQELERNPAAEVGEAAGSR; this is translated from the coding sequence GTGAGCGAGACCATCACTCTGGCGATCCCCTCCAAGGGCCGGCTGATGGAGGAGACGGAGCGACGTCTGGCGGCGGCCGGCTACAAGGTCGCGCGCATCGGCGGGGCGCGGCGTTACCGTGGCGAGGTCGAAGGCTGTCCGGAAATCGAGATCGCCTTTCTGTCGGCATCGGAGATTTCGCGCGAGCTCGGGCTCGGCCGCGTCCATGTCGGCGTCACCGGGCTCGATCTCATTCAGGAGACGGTGCCGGCCTGGCAGGAGAAGATCGGCCGCATTCTGCCGCTCGGCTTCGGCCATGCGGATGTCGTCATCGCCGTGCCGGAATTGTGGATCGACGTCGCCACGATGGAAGATCTCGACGATGTGGCGGCGGGCTTTCTACAGCGCCATGGAAGGCGTCTGCGTATCGCCACCAAATACTGGAACCTGACTCAGCGCTTTCTGGAAAGCCACGGCATTGCGCTCTACCGGATCGTTGAAAGCCTCGGGGCCACCGAAGGCGCGCCCGCCGGCGGCATGGCGGATGTCATCGTCGACATCACCTCGACCGGATCGACCTTGAAGGCGAACCACCTGAAGATCTTGGACGACGGCGTCATCCTGCGCTCGGAGGCGTGCCTCGTCATGTCGCGCCGGGCGCCCTGGTCGGATGCGACACGCCATGTGGCCGAGAAACTGGTCGATGCCGTTGCGCAAGAGCTTGAGCGCAATCCTGCCGCCGAGGTCGGTGAGGCCGCCGGAAGCCGGTAA
- the groL gene encoding chaperonin GroEL (60 kDa chaperone family; promotes refolding of misfolded polypeptides especially under stressful conditions; forms two stacked rings of heptamers to form a barrel-shaped 14mer; ends can be capped by GroES; misfolded proteins enter the barrel where they are refolded when GroES binds) produces the protein MAAKDVKFSADAREKMLRGVDILANAVRVTLGPKGRNVVIEKSFGAPRITKDGVTVAKEIELDDKFENMGAQMVREVASKTNDIAGDGTTTATVLAQSIVKEGAKSVAAGMNPMDLKRGIDMAVAAVIKDLESRSKTIDTSAEVAQVGTISANGDKEVGQMIAEAMQKVGNEGVITVEEAKSLETELEVVEGMQFDRGYLSPYFITNPEKMVTELEDPYILLHEKKLSNLQAMLPVLEAVVQSSRPLLIIAEDVEGEALATLVVNKLRGGLKVAAVKAPGFGDRRKAMLQDIATLTGGTVISEDLGIKLENITLNELGTAKKVTITKEETTIVDGAGDKADIEARVSQIKAQVEETTSDYDREKLQERLAKLAGGVAVIRVGGATETEVKEKKDRVDDALNATRAAVEEGIVPGGGVALLHAKQAVTGLSSDNPDVQAGIKIILKALEAPIRQIASNAGVDASVVVGRILDKGEADWGFDAQMEEYKNLVQAGIIDPTKVVRTALQDAASIGGLLVTTEAMIAELPKKEGAAPAMPGGGMGGMGGMDF, from the coding sequence ATGGCAGCCAAGGACGTGAAATTCTCCGCTGATGCGCGTGAGAAAATGCTGCGTGGCGTCGATATTCTCGCCAACGCCGTGCGCGTAACGCTCGGCCCGAAGGGCCGCAATGTGGTGATCGAGAAGTCGTTCGGCGCTCCGCGCATCACCAAGGACGGCGTTACCGTCGCCAAGGAAATCGAGCTTGACGACAAGTTCGAGAACATGGGCGCGCAGATGGTGCGCGAAGTCGCTTCGAAGACGAACGACATCGCCGGTGACGGCACCACGACCGCGACCGTTCTCGCCCAGTCCATCGTCAAGGAAGGCGCCAAGTCGGTTGCCGCCGGCATGAACCCGATGGACCTGAAGCGCGGCATCGACATGGCCGTCGCCGCGGTCATCAAGGATCTCGAGAGCCGCTCCAAGACGATCGACACGTCTGCGGAAGTCGCTCAGGTCGGCACGATCTCGGCCAATGGCGACAAGGAAGTCGGCCAGATGATCGCCGAGGCGATGCAGAAGGTCGGCAACGAGGGTGTCATCACGGTCGAAGAGGCGAAGAGCCTCGAGACCGAGCTCGAAGTCGTCGAAGGCATGCAGTTCGACCGCGGCTATCTCTCGCCGTACTTCATCACCAACCCCGAGAAGATGGTCACCGAGCTTGAGGATCCGTACATCCTCCTGCACGAGAAGAAGCTCTCGAACCTGCAGGCAATGCTGCCGGTCCTCGAGGCCGTGGTTCAGTCTTCCCGTCCGCTCCTGATCATCGCTGAAGACGTCGAAGGCGAGGCTCTTGCCACGCTCGTCGTCAACAAGCTGCGCGGCGGCCTCAAGGTCGCGGCCGTCAAGGCGCCTGGCTTCGGCGATCGCCGCAAGGCCATGCTGCAGGACATCGCGACGCTCACGGGCGGCACGGTCATCTCTGAAGATCTCGGCATCAAGCTTGAGAACATCACCCTCAACGAGCTCGGCACCGCCAAGAAGGTGACGATCACGAAGGAAGAGACCACGATCGTCGACGGTGCTGGCGACAAGGCCGACATCGAAGCTCGCGTTTCCCAGATCAAGGCGCAGGTCGAGGAGACCACCTCCGATTACGACCGTGAGAAGCTGCAGGAACGCCTGGCGAAGCTCGCCGGCGGTGTTGCGGTCATTCGCGTCGGCGGTGCGACCGAGACCGAGGTGAAGGAGAAGAAGGACCGCGTCGACGACGCCCTCAACGCCACCCGTGCGGCGGTTGAAGAAGGCATCGTTCCGGGCGGCGGCGTCGCTCTCCTGCACGCCAAGCAGGCCGTCACCGGCCTCAGCTCCGACAATCCGGACGTCCAGGCCGGCATCAAGATCATCCTCAAGGCTCTTGAGGCTCCGATCCGCCAGATCGCCTCGAACGCCGGTGTCGATGCTTCCGTGGTCGTTGGCCGCATTCTCGACAAGGGTGAGGCCGATTGGGGCTTCGATGCCCAGATGGAAGAGTACAAGAACCTCGTCCAGGCCGGCATCATCGACCCGACCAAGGTCGTTCGCACCGCTCTCCAGGACGCGGCGTCGATCGGCGGCCTTCTGGTCACCACCGAGGCCATGATCGCCGAGCTTCCGAAGAAGGAAGGCGCTGCTCCGGCCATGCCGGGCGGCGGTATGGGCGGCATGGGCGGCATGGACTTCTAA
- the groES gene encoding co-chaperone GroES has translation MKFRPLHDRVVVRRLESEEKTKGGIIIPDTAKEKPQEGEVIAVGPGARDDNGQVQALDVKVGDRILFGKWSGTEVKIDGEDLLIMKESDIMGVIDSESVAQAA, from the coding sequence ATGAAGTTCCGCCCTCTGCATGACCGTGTTGTGGTCCGCCGGCTTGAGTCTGAAGAAAAGACCAAGGGTGGCATCATCATTCCGGACACCGCCAAGGAAAAGCCGCAGGAAGGCGAAGTCATCGCCGTCGGCCCTGGCGCGCGTGACGATAACGGCCAGGTGCAGGCCCTCGACGTGAAGGTCGGCGACCGGATCCTGTTCGGTAAGTGGTCCGGCACGGAAGTCAAAATCGATGGCGAAGATCTCCTCATCATGAAGGAGTCCGACATTATGGGCGTCATCGACAGCGAGAGTGTGGCGCAGGCGGCCTAA
- the wrbA gene encoding NAD(P)H:quinone oxidoreductase, translated as MAKILVLYYSSWGHVMQMAEAVAEGATSAGANVTVKRVPELVPQEIAEKSGYLLDQPYPIAEPGELTDYDAVIVGTPTRYGVMCSQMKNFWDQTGALWASGALVGKVGAVFTSTGTQHGGQETTITSTQVMLLHQGFVIVGLPYSFQGLTKMDEITGGSPYGASTLSDADGSRQPSANELEGARFQGRHVAEIATKLSA; from the coding sequence ATGGCGAAGATTCTCGTGCTTTATTATTCGAGCTGGGGCCACGTGATGCAGATGGCCGAGGCGGTTGCCGAGGGCGCCACGAGCGCCGGCGCCAACGTGACCGTCAAGCGTGTGCCCGAGCTCGTGCCGCAGGAGATCGCGGAAAAGTCCGGTTATCTTCTGGATCAGCCATACCCGATCGCCGAACCCGGCGAACTCACAGACTACGACGCGGTCATCGTCGGTACGCCGACGCGTTACGGTGTCATGTGTTCGCAGATGAAAAATTTCTGGGACCAGACCGGCGCCTTGTGGGCGTCGGGTGCGCTCGTCGGCAAGGTCGGCGCCGTCTTTACGTCTACGGGCACCCAGCATGGCGGCCAGGAGACGACCATCACCTCCACGCAGGTGATGCTGCTGCACCAGGGCTTCGTCATCGTCGGCCTGCCTTATTCGTTCCAGGGCCTGACGAAGATGGACGAGATCACCGGCGGTTCGCCCTATGGCGCCTCGACCTTGTCCGATGCGGACGGTTCGCGTCAGCCGAGCGCCAACGAGCTGGAAGGTGCGCGCTTCCAGGGCCGTCACGTGGCCGAGATCGCAACCAAGCTTTCCGCGTAA
- a CDS encoding DUF427 domain-containing protein — translation MPQKEHPIVFTIYSGLVRVRLGDLLLARSSRAVVASEAGRPDVIYIPRHNVRMTHMQRSERLTTCPYKGAASYYSLMTEKMVVPDIAWSYENAYPAISRIAHYLAFDPKKVEIELSESSAGEPDSEALKPGP, via the coding sequence ATGCCGCAAAAAGAGCATCCGATCGTCTTCACGATCTATTCTGGCCTCGTGAGGGTTCGCCTCGGTGATCTGCTGCTGGCGCGCTCGTCCCGGGCAGTTGTCGCGTCTGAGGCGGGCCGCCCGGACGTCATCTATATTCCACGCCACAATGTCCGCATGACCCATATGCAGCGTTCGGAAAGACTCACGACTTGTCCGTATAAGGGTGCTGCGAGCTATTACTCGCTCATGACGGAAAAAATGGTCGTGCCGGATATCGCCTGGTCTTACGAGAATGCCTATCCCGCCATCTCACGCATTGCGCATTATCTCGCTTTCGATCCCAAGAAGGTCGAAATCGAGCTGAGCGAATCCTCTGCGGGAGAGCCGGATTCAGAAGCTCTCAAGCCAGGGCCGTAG
- a CDS encoding SDR family oxidoreductase, translated as MTPKTALIVGAGPGLSAAVARRLAERGTRIALASRSMASHEDLAKELDARAYRCDVAEEDQVADLFQAVERDLAAPDFVLFNPSYRSKGPLVELRPQDVETSLKVTAYGGFLVAQQAAKRMIEAGGGAIFFTGASASVKGFAQSAPFAMGKFALRGLAQSIARELQPQNIHVAHFIIDGAIRTPGRSEPADKPQSLLDPDAIARAYLGVLDQERSAWSFEVELRPWLESF; from the coding sequence ATGACACCGAAAACAGCGCTCATCGTCGGTGCAGGCCCTGGATTGTCGGCGGCGGTCGCGCGCCGTCTTGCCGAACGCGGCACCAGGATCGCCCTCGCCTCGCGCTCGATGGCGAGCCATGAGGATCTCGCGAAGGAGCTCGACGCACGCGCCTATCGCTGCGACGTCGCCGAGGAAGACCAGGTGGCGGACCTCTTTCAGGCGGTCGAGCGGGATCTCGCGGCGCCCGATTTCGTGCTCTTCAATCCGAGCTATCGCAGCAAGGGGCCGCTCGTCGAGCTCAGGCCTCAGGACGTCGAGACCTCGCTCAAGGTAACGGCTTATGGCGGCTTCCTCGTCGCGCAGCAGGCGGCGAAGCGGATGATCGAGGCCGGCGGCGGCGCCATTTTCTTCACGGGCGCTTCGGCCAGCGTCAAGGGCTTCGCCCAATCGGCGCCCTTCGCCATGGGCAAATTTGCCCTCCGAGGCCTTGCGCAATCCATCGCCCGCGAATTGCAGCCGCAGAACATTCATGTGGCGCATTTCATCATCGACGGCGCCATCCGCACGCCGGGCCGCAGCGAACCCGCAGACAAGCCGCAATCGCTCCTCGATCCGGATGCGATCGCCCGCGCCTATCTCGGCGTCCTCGACCAGGAACGCTCCGCATGGAGCTTCGAGGTGGAGCTACGGCCCTGGCTTGAGAGCTTCTGA